In Vanessa cardui chromosome 4, ilVanCard2.1, whole genome shotgun sequence, the DNA window ACACAAATgtgtaatgaatttaattagtTCCTTATGTTGATGTTTGGGCAAACACCACCGTCTTTTCTTGGGTTTCAATTGTATCCATAACTGATCTCGAAGTCGGAAGAAGAAAGTCTCGACGAAAAGGATCTTGAATAAGTCTGTCACATAAAATAAGAATAGAAGAGTATAAGGACCAGAGGGAACCTTTTTCAGGCATCAGGAATATTGTCTggctgttttgtttttaaaggagacacttaaaaattgtattcttaaataatcttcatatgttgtatatatttgGGCGCTTAGAAGtcatatttcaatttcaaaaaagTTCATTGTAACTTAAATTGAAAGATGAAACTTTCAAAAGTTTTTACTTTAGTGAATAACAATCTGTGTAATATTTGATTCCAGAAAGGCCATCCGTGTCCAGACACCCAGGAGCTGAGTCCTGGGCGCCTGGGTGGTCGGACGGTGGCGGAGTGCAAGTGCCCGCCAGGTACTGCACAGCTCCCACACACCAAAACTTGCCACAAGCTGTTCCAACGTGGCCCTTGCCGGCACGGAGAATACTTCGCTCCTGTAGAAGAGTCTTTTAACATGCGAGGGTAGGTAAGCATCTGGACTCCAAGATAATtgtcaataaatatacatatatataattggtAATTGCATTGTATCagacttaattattatatgatagtttactaaaaataattataacatttaaatgatGATTTTCTTGTAGGTAAATTACCTATACATCTCTAATCATCTAAATCATCATCTAATCATGTCATAAcagtattgtattgttttattaagtcACATAGACCTAAAAACCCCTATTGACATTTAGAAAGAATTTAGACACTTGAGTCTCTTTCGTCAATTCTTCTCAGGTCCAAGATGTTTATTTCTAAACCGGTGTTAGAGTTTTGATTACAATTAAGCAAGTGTGACCCTTCTGTATCGAATTTTTTTAAACGCTTTTGTAATCATACTGCATGGAGTGAATAATAGAAGATGTTCATGTAATGTAAGATCTTTCGTAACATCATCAATCGTTTAACTAGAAAAAATGAGGACAAGAATTTTCTGAGGTTGTGACTAATCCACTTCGTTTTATATTCCAGTGAACGTCAAGGTATGTGCGTGAGGCCACAGCAGTGTGCGGACAAGACCTTGCTCTATTGGCCGCCTGATGGCCGTTGCTACTACAGACTGACTCAGGGCCCATGTTACCCTGGATCTATATTGGATCTAGGGGCTGATGGTCTTGCTAATTGTACCGTTAGTcattttactttatacatattttgatcTATTTATAGCTTTCTTTTCTTCATACGCTGTGGTTTCAATTTCCAATAGAAATTTTTTGTAAGTCCAATTAAAGAGATACCTATATCTATAGCTTGATAAACAATTTTTGGtgtatctaatattttaaaacctaagaatcaaattatataattatacgctGGTAACTTAGACATCAAATTTGTAGAGTATATcgagaacaaataaaatatatcaatatgacAGGTTTTATAACAATAACCTGATTACGTTTAGATGGATATCTATCGAACagtgaataatttttatttttacgtgtTATAGAGAAGAAGCAGGGTAAAACAGAACATAAAAAACTTCAagatttgtttgaaaatttataataatctttttgttttaaaattaaattttgcttcTAAGTTCATGGAGTctccatttaaatatttaaaattatacacactTTTCAGTGCACACCAGATAGTTCGCATTACTGGCGAGCAGATGGCGGATGCTACCCGCACTACTCTAAAGGGCCTTGCGAGAGAGGCCAGCTGTTCCTACCTGGTGCCAGGTGCGGCTGTGAAGCTCACCTACCACATTATCATAATGCCACTCAAGGATGTTATGAACTTGGTGAGCCAGCTTCTAAATACTTactttgtgtatttattttggttGACGGCGAAAGTATTTTTAAGAGGATGCCAAGCTAAGCTAGCTCACTAttcaatattgataatatagaataatgctgttctagtaaacagatatgtcattaacgcgcaaaaagtgaagactagaaaacgtcctaattgggacgtttgcctttagtctttttatgtagtaatatgttatacggttgtaatacataataattacgtagtaataagttttgcgtaattaaaaaatctagttgtccctttttcttattgttttttattaggctatcctttttacttgtaacgaaatgtaaaataaacggtccccggcgcggcacacttttttctgttgtttagtatgagtataacatatctgtttattagaatatcattgatatagaagaatatatatattttattatcaaatttcaGATTCCCTTGGTCCTTGCCCTAAGGGCCATGTTTTTGTCATATCCGAAGTTACCGGCAATGGGTCACGTGCCGAATGCAAGTGTAAAAACTTCCACGCTCGCGCGGACGACGGAGCTTGCTATCGACTTTACACAAGGGGCCCGTGCGGTCAGGACGAAATGATCTCTAGAGGAGGACGTTGTGTTAAGGTAAATATGGATGAGTtaagttttgaatttaatataaaaaagcgtATTATAGAGGATGGTAAAGGCTTGATAACAGATAAGTTAGATCGCTTATATGActaatatgtaaattatgtcTGAGTTATGCATATTTCGAAaacagaaattttatatttctatctaGACTAAAACACATAAGTATGAATTTAACGTCTGTgtcagttttttattatatttataactagcttGAACATGCTAGCGGTTGAACGTCCCGTGAAAAGCACAAGTGACAAGTGAAGTGCTTATTATTATCCATGCTCCATCCAttatttggaaatatatttaaggGAGTCTAGTTTCTAGAAATAACTCActaatagtatatataacaaTCAAGTTTTGTTTTTCCTAATAAGTTTATTTGCCCTGCCGctctaaaaaatacaataagacATGATCATCTACTATTATAAGTTTAGTGGTATGTATTTTTTGGGGCGAGTGTCTCTTCACTCACCCCAAAAAATGCATCCGTACAAAAGTACAAGTACCGTGTATATAAACCGATGTACGAGTATATACGTCGGTTTATACCTTAAATCAGATTTCAGAAGTGTTTGCTGTGCTATTGACTACAGgtaatactataattaattacccACTGACGTTTTAAAAGctgtaaattattaacaaactcCATTATATTTTCAGGTGCCCTGTGGGCGCGGTCGGTTGTACGTGCCGGAGCGCCGGCGCTGCTACCGGGCCGGCGCCGCAGAGCCGTGCCGCGCGGGCGAACACCTCGCCTTCGACTTCGACGCGCGCCCCGCACTGGATGGACTCAGCCACAACGGCGTTTGTGTCTGTGGGGCCACGGGCCAGCCTTGCAATCGACGGGAGGTGAGTGAATACGACTATGTTTTGTACCCCTAATTTTGGAATCCGTAAAACTAGTGCCTTCAAACAGGAAATGAAatgtagaaaattaaatttttgttttatcactGAGCATTATTTGTCAAAGAGCCAAGATAACCAAGTGGCTGGAACAAGTGACTCTACGTGACGTGAATTTTAACCGAGAATTATGGGTTCAAATCCGGTCAAGCACCAGTGAGTTTTcgtgtgcttcatttgtgtctTATTCACAACGTACTCAGCGGTGCAGGAAAATGTGGCGAGGGCCTGTACAGTGCAGGTGTATGATGAAATTTGCCAAATGTTTATCTAAATTTCTTGATtcgaacatatttttaaagatataacgAAAGTAATAATTACACCGGTacaaggaatatttttttaattatttgtttaattttataaatgtattaatgacgttaaaatttaaattaaaatcgttattattaaaattgtcaaaaaaattcTCATTCATCACTCATTTGATATTaagtcgccaaaattgtacgcctcttTTATTATCGAAAAACATGTATTCATTACAAAGACATAGGAATAACGTTTTGAAAactattacttaattttatgaaatcagataaaatataagactgtattcctttaaaaaaaattaatacggTTATCATTTTGTCTCTCTtagtttaaatgaaatatgtattaaaagatTATTCTATTTCCTTAGGTTGCAGCGTGTTCTGCTCGCAAAGGTGCAGTGGTGTTCAACGGAGCTTGCCATATTCAGCACACACAAGGGCCTTGCTCTGAAAATTCCTGGCTCGTTAAAGACAGCAATGAGCAAGTCACTTGTCAATGTAGACCTGATGTTAGTGATTGTTCCACTAAATTAACAAATAGTTGacaaaaacatataacaaatGGACATTATTGGTTTTAACAAGAGCTTTATAAGCCATATTTTATGATTAGTGGATAATAATTAATGCTATTATATAATGTGCCTTAAATTGTTcagaaataatgtaaaatttcgGGCTTAATGATGACTTTGAAGACTTCTTTGTATGACAATGGATCTGACattacaatatacaaaaattaggAACCTACAGCACTACACTACTTACGCAGcggtaaatattttgattataatatttaacgagGGGGGCGGGACCCATATTACttatcgtaataaatatttacaacaaatatttttgtattgcatatattatatgtagtataataatatatatattacatattactaGTTGACGTATTGTGAAACATTTGTTTACAttgagattttaaataataatgtacaataaataGTACTTGAGTGTAAGCTTCTCCTACAATCGAAGTTAGAGCTCTCAGCTGCAAAGATAACAAAgcgtatttaaaatactttagcATTTATCGCAGCGGCTTttgtcttatatataaaaattctgACATGAGGCGGGGCCAATATGACAACGCATGTAGCGTCATATTTATGGGCAGTACCAGTTCCCTGGAGTGCGGTGTCAGTCCAACAGATCTTTTTCCGTCATCGCGACTATTGATTCAATAAAAGCAGAAGTtccttattttttacataaaaagtattttacaaaaatgttaatatataagccgtggatttaaaaaatataatataacagggTTCTTCTTGGAATTTTGTTACAATTATcagtttaatattatacttacaaaAATAGTGAACAAAATTTAAACTGGAGCTGGCTGGAACtggttaaaaaatacatttttaagacTTGAGCTACAAATAATAAGTAGATATTATCACTGAGAaaggattatttaattaacttaagtAACTTTGTACGAATTTTGCCCGTACGAAATCAGGACAGGCAGTTGAAATGTCTTCGGAACAGTTAATGTAtttgaataatgtaaataatgctTATTTATAGATTTCGGAGAAATTCAGTGTTTGTATAAAGTATTCATCTATTTTGGTACGTTCCAATGTTTGAATACCACATTACCGACGTTATATAAGAAAGATCTCGAATAGTTTATTAAGAAtactaatgtatttattatattttatttagaaatataagtTAAACCCTGTTTCGTAATAATATTTGGAagatatgtgtttttttatattttccgaATAATATTTGGAAATTCGGGAGTTtctgagatttaaaataaataaattaaattgaaagtaaacaatattttataatgaatataaaatattcaatcacCCGTAGTGTTTGatgaaaataagtattatttgataataaacatttttactgtaattctgttttattttataatctttatactaATCATACgagttgttttatttcattaatcttCTTGTCATCGACGATATTATATCttgattatgttataaaaaatcttatttaaggAAAGATGAGTCTTACTACCTTTAGTATAATTCGATCCTGGAGGTACGGCCAGTTAAATAGAGACTAGTGGGAAATTCTTTACGcttaaaaatttgtatttattaaacagaATTTGAGGAATAGGAAACCTATAACGGTTTTGTTTTGCAGATAATTCAACATTGACAGCTCCACTCTGTATAACTTCAGCGATCGTTATTTCACATAGGTAGACTTTTTAAGGCTGTTAGTTTAGCTAAGTTACTCGCTAAAAGAAGTTCttgattaaaacaattatatttctaCTAATACTAAACAGAGgtgaaatttgtttgtttgttcgtAGGGAGTTGTAACTAGAACTAATAATTcctttctaaaaatgttttcactGGTAGAAAACGACATTATTCCGAGTGCCATAGggtgttttttgtatttataccatacaagtttaatcaattaattaatcacatgtTTGAAGCCAGGGCGAGCcgctagtttatatatttagtttatatgATACAGTTAAATAGGGTAATTGGTGGCCTATTTTTCCGTTTATAGAAAGTACTGTCTATAAACAATAGTACTTTAAGAATTAACCACTATCAAACTTGGTAACCAAGATAGTGTCGTTTGTGCCTGCAATACTGAGTACATCTGTTTAGAGTATAGAGTTTAGAGTATCTAATGAGAGattacctacacagacgggcttgcacaatgctTTAACGCCAAAGAAATAAAACAGAACTATTTAACTAAtcgaatcaaattaaaacatacttaaTTTAAGTATGCTTTTACTACCAATCTTGAGTCTTTTCATCGAATTGTTTTTACTGTGCATACTTTTTACTACTACATATACTATAAAGCAATCATCACTTCGGAATGTAGACTATTTAATGAACGACTGGCTATAAACTCAGTAGCTAGTTACAATTTACAATGATACCAAgtttttcaaacatttacaaataaataaatataatatatactgccATTACATTCTTTAACAATTTCCTATCCCCATACTTTTTTATCGTGTGTATAGTCTTgtgtttattatgtattattaattaataatctgtttttaacaaacaacaatatttgcaaagatttatttatataggttaATTTACtagtataatttgtttaaactaAGAAATAGCTCCAgctttcgtaaatatttttgaagagtTTTAGGTtaagaaaacaatttatattatttattattttattgtcttaaaattatttcttataacaattatattacagTACAAAAATAGACAAAATACAAACTAATTACGTGATGTTTGGCTTAATGTAGCTATTATAATACAATCATGGTTTACTCGTCCTTATTTGTCCTTTAATTTTGTCTGTGATTTTCCtggaaaagaaataatttatataaataaaacatcaccataatttataaataatttcatagaatttgtTTGGAAATGTAAATACGgatgttttattaaatcttcCTCAAGTTCCGACTAAAATAGCCTTTATGTAATTCCCTGATGATTAACGTGTGTTCATTATACGCTCTTAAAGTTTCTACGTGATTTACCGAATAATAaacgtttatatatgtatatgcaaaatgttaataatataaagggAAAAATATATCTGCACATTGAATAATAAGTATGGCgaaaaaaattttattgaaatattcgaaaaaaaaaagtttaaaatactcCTACAATGTACTTTTTTAATGATTGTTTTGATCGTCACAGCCTGGTTAGTCTATTGCCTTCATAAGGTTCCGATTCTGGGTTCTAATCCCAGGTCGGGCCGATAGCAAGTTATtggaattttttttcttgtctTTGAAAGTGTTAACACTCCTGTGCCTTGGAAAGCATGTAATTTTTTCGGACTTCATCGGTTGTTGTATTTGCTGTCCGATTAATTTTGGGGTGACAGAATCTAGAATGTATCTATATTTGCTCACACTTGTGCATAATGTGTTCTGTGTAATCGTCTGTTGTCCTATTAGATTGGTCGCCGTAACCGAAATCGGACAGATGACGTCATTCCTTGATTTAGTTCAGATTAAAAGGGAGAGTGAGTAACTAACAACTTATCTCAAGGTAGGTGCAACATTGACTGTAAGTAATTGTTACTTCTGACCACTTAACAACAGGTTGGTCATTTGTCATATGCGAAGTAGTGAAACGTGTACTAAGACATTTTGACGAAATTCAAATGTTAATgataattcattcaaaaaattaaacaaaaagaaaattcacTTTTAGTATCCTTCCATAATGTTTATAATCAATATTGACTTTAAGAGCTCCGGCAGACAGAAATACTAAACGTCGACTAACAGAatagtaaaaagaaaataaaataaaagtagggcattgatttattagtttaaaaaaagaccagtatttttaaactaaatttaaattgtccTATATCCATATTTgaacgttaaatatttaaatacgtttAATGTAAGAGTGTGCTGTTTTCGTACACGCAcgcaaacatacataaaatttgaaatattttgtattgttgtggtTTAGGTTAGGTTCATACGGACCAATATGGAATTACTTTGACTTTTCTTTAAGTGAAACTGCATTGttacataacaataaacaaGAGAAAATTCCATAAAAATCTAACTTACTGAGGTATCTtatgtaaaagtattttatttgtttgttctttcaattttaaatattgactgAAAATTTCCgtttccatttttgaaatatatatttttttcaataaatgttcGTATTAACGTAATATCTTATACACTTACCGAAATATATCCTATACACTTGGTTAAAAGGCATCTCAATTGCCACCGTCGTCAAAATTGATACCACCAATATGACCATCATTTCCGGTAGTTGGAactgaaagaaatatattaaaaagagaaCATTAACAAAATGTTAATACCAAGTCATGGCAGTTAAAACAGCTGCGTTGCAAGATTCAGTAAAAAATCGGCttgaaaatataacaacaagTTTGCAGATAAAACGAAAATATGTAAAGttattatgaagtttacttACAAGAAGCATTGGTGTGTAGTATTCGGAATGTCTTTGGATTCCGACATTGTAGAAGAATATCGGGAACTGGGTCAAGTAAACAGCGTATGCTATTTTGTTAAAGAACTTGAATATTCGCGACTCAACGAACGCTTTTCCAGAACCTGGAAAAtagcaatattatatttgttaaatagcAAAGAGGttgtaacattataaaaaaaaaactttttgctcaataatacaaataatcatTGTAGAACTTGTACAATCAAATTTGAAAACCATGGGGTTGCAAGTTTTGAATATTGTCTAATGACGACAAAATATAAATGGTATAAGTTTGTATtcagcaaataataataaccaaaaATATAGTACTCCAGGCtattatgtaaaacaaacatAGAAATATACTATGTAACTTACCAGTATAATCATTACAAATGCACCAGTGAGCGACGCACATGAACAATCCCCAAAGGATTGGCGTGACTGCCGCGAACATCGCAGCGGGGTAATGTTCATATTTGTAACCTTCCAGCCCCATTTGGTAGGGGCTTGCTATTGTGTACGCGGCCAGCGCGAAACATAAAGCCCATACAAATCTCGCTTGATTCTAAAAAAGAAgacataatttaacattaatttgatACTTTGTACTGCACCGTTGCAGCACGCTTAGGAACCTGCAGATAATTGGTTCTAATCCGGTTCGGGCTAGTCGAAAGTTATGTAGCTTCTCTAATAAAAACTTCTCAGTAGTAACCCAAACTTCGGAAGTTGGTAGCGTTAATCCTCTCAGGTTCTGTCGGAATGCCGTTTCAAATTAGACGAATGAGGGTAATAACAATATTGTGAAGCGTTGCGGCTAATCGGATGGTAGATTTGTAGGTTCTGCCGGGATTGGAATGCCATAAACTTGGCTTGAAGACTGAATTTAACGCGAGAGATTTTACTTGAAAAAGATACGATTTAACTCTAGCGCTGGTTGTTGGTGTAATTGGTGTACACAGATCTGTGTATATGAGCATCAGGTATGCAAAGTTCTAGGGCCAGCCAAGTACGTTTTGATAGCATCAAGGTCAAAATTCGCAGATGGAGCTGTGTTATGAACTTCAGAACGAGAACGCGGCTGTCTGTTCTCGTTCGCGTGAAGCGcgtaactgtatttatttacttattttattttatggaataggttggcggacgagcatatgggccacctgatggtaagtggtcaccatcacccatagacaatgaagctgtaagaaatattactattccttatatcgtcagtGTGCCActaaccctgggaactaagatgttatgttccttgtgcctgtagttacactggctcactgtgCGGTATATCTGCCCTATTGGAAGCATCAGTGACAGCCACGATGAGACCAATGCGGAGAAGACTACCAATGGGCTATTCAGGGCCTGACCATAAAGGTCAAAATAAT includes these proteins:
- the LOC124544437 gene encoding uncharacterized protein LOC124544437; the protein is MATWVWLAALFCGCQAAVLPPPWADVRRNPCAAHPRGWLMLYWPSDGKCYTIYKKGHPCPDTQELSPGRLGGRTVAECKCPPGTAQLPHTKTCHKLFQRGPCRHGEYFAPVEESFNMRGERQGMCVRPQQCADKTLLYWPPDGRCYYRLTQGPCYPGSILDLGADGLANCTCTPDSSHYWRADGGCYPHYSKGPCERGQLFLPGARCGCEAHLPHYHNATQGCYELDSLGPCPKGHVFVISEVTGNGSRAECKCKNFHARADDGACYRLYTRGPCGQDEMISRGGRCVKVPCGRGRLYVPERRRCYRAGAAEPCRAGEHLAFDFDARPALDGLSHNGVCVCGATGQPCNRREVAACSARKGAVVFNGACHIQHTQGPCSENSWLVKDSNEQVTCQCRPDVSDCSTKLTNS